The Microbacterium forte sequence ATGACGAGGATGCTCGAGCACGACGTCGACGCCGTGTTCGCAGCATCCGACCGGATGGCCGCCGGAGCGATCGCCGCCGCCCGCCGTGCCGGACGCCGCGTGCCGGAGGACATCGCGATCGCCGGGTTCGACGACTCGGGCCTCGCCGCCACCCACGAGCCTCCGATCACGACCATGCGTCAACCCTGGGATCAGATCAGCGCTCAGATGGTCGCCGTGCTGCTCGAGGTCATCGCCGGAGCATCGCCCCGCTCGGTCATCCTCGACACCGAGCTCGTGGTGCGCGAGAGCGCGTGAGGCTCGGGCTGCGCGCTCACGTATCGACTTAGATCAGCGAATCCGGACGTGACCCGCCAAGGGGAACCAATGGCGGTCGCGCAACGGAGATTCGTCGCCGATGCTGACCCACGTCCCTTCTACGACGGGGGTGGCTTTCGAAGTCCATACTCCGAAGTACGCACACGGCGTCGGCCAGGGATAACCGTCTTGAGGTGATTCGACGATGTTTCGCACTGCTCCCGAGAAGGTCAACTGCGACCGGCGGCCGGTGACCCGCTCGGCGAGATCGGCGATCGCGAGCATGCCGCTCGGGTCGTCGACTCCGACATGACGCATGGGCAGGTCGAGGCGGCTGTTCTCGTCTCGCGGCACACAGAAGACCTGATCGCCCTGTCGCAGAAACAGCCGGACAACGCACATCGGCCGAGGCGGGGTGCTGCGACGAATCACCTCGGCCCTGCCGTGGCGGGGAAGCCACGCGGCATCCGGCGTGACGTGGATGAGCGTCTCGTCGTCGGCAATCACATGGCGAGCGTAGCGGCTGAACGGCGATGACGATTGAGAGCGCGTCGCTCTCGCGACCGCACTCAGCATTCGCACGATCTTTCGCGGGCGATGTCGCGGAACTGTTCGTCGGGCCGATCTTCCACCGCTGGCTGCTTCGCAGCCGACCGTTCGATGCGGAATGGGTGACCGCTCACGTGGAGCGGTTCCTGCGAAGCGTCGGCGCAGGGTGACGTCAATCGCGGATCGGGCGGCTCACTCGAAGGTCGTGATGGCGAGGTCGATCGTCGGCAGGCTGTCGCGCGGCACGACGACAGTGCAGACCACGTTCTCATCGACGCGGAAGCCCACCGCGTAGACGAAGGGATCGGTGTCGATCTGCACACCCGGTCGATTCCGGCCATCCACCGCGACGACGGCATCCCTGGCCGCCGATGTCTTCGCCTCCCAGCCGCCGTCGTCACCCTCGCTCGGCAGGTCGGGGAGTCCGAGCTCCTCACGGAATCTGTTCCGCAGTATGTGATTGGCGTGGTCGACCAACTGCTCCGAGAGCGCGTGCCGCTCGGGATCGGGCGACGCCTGCCAGCTGGTGCGCACCGCCTCCCAGAGCATCGGGTACTTGAGCAGCTGAGCCCGCTCGATCAGCCACGCTGGGCGGCCCCACGGCGGTTCCTCCTCGATCGATCGTCGGATGCCGGGGTCCAGCTCGATCTCGTTGCGCGGGTCGGAATGGTCGTCAGGATTCCTCCACAGCGTGTAGGTGAGCGACACCGACGACTCCGCCAGTCCCATCGGCGCGCCCGCTGCCGCCGACGCGCCCATCTCCATGAACGAGGCACCCGGTATGCGCGTGAGCGATGGCTGCGGCCGCAGCTGGAACACCGGGTAGGACAGCCCGCGCAGGCGAGCTTCGAAATCGGCGCTCGGGTCAGGGGCGTCCATCGGCACTACTCCGGCGTAATCCATCCGCCCAGTCTGACCTCTGCCGTGGCGGAACTCCAGGACTCAAAGCACGACGCGAACCGTTGCGCGGCCGACCGCGCGAAAGCAGGCGGCTCAGCCGCGCATCGCGACGCCGCGGCGCCAGTAGCCCATGAAGGCGACCTGGGAGCGGTCGATGCCGAGGTCCTTGACCAGGTGACGGCGCAGTGTGGTGACGACGCCGCTCTCGCCGGCGATCCAGAAATAGCGCTCGGCGGGAGCATCCGCCGCCGCGATCTCCTCGCCGAGGCCCGAATAGTCGGGGGTCTCCCAGAGCAGGTCCTCGGACTCGATGTCCTTCACGTCGATCTCGTCGGCCGCGTCCGCATCGCCGAGGTACTCGAGCACAGCGGGGATGAGACGCACACCGTGGGGCTCGCCCGCATCTCGGGGCAGCCAGTGCACCTCGACGCCGGCGGGAGCGTCGATGCGCAGGATGTCGGCGGGAGACGGCACCTCGATGAACGCGCAGCCTCGGAGGTCGCTCGGGGCGTCTTCGAGGATGCGGGCGATCGCGGGAGCCGCGGTCTCGTCACCGGCGAGAACGACCGACGCAGCAGTGCCCGGCTCGTACTCGGCACCGCCGTGAGCCGCCGCGGCGACCCCGCGACGCGGTCCGACGATGAACAGCTCCTGGCCGGCGGCGGCCGCATCGGCCCACCTCGACGCGGGGCCCGTCAGTCCAGGCGCCAGGTGCAGCACGAAATCGACGTCGAGCTCGGTGCCGGCATCCGTCACGCGAAGCTCGCGCACCGAGTAGGTGCGCATGGATCCGCGCTCGTCCTCGGGCACGGCGAGGAACGACCCCCACCAGTCGTCGGTGTCCCGATCGAGCTCGGGAAGGATGCCGGATGCCGGCGGGAACACGATCTTGATCCGAGAGTCGAAGGTGTCGCCGGGCGTGCCGAACTCGAAGAGGTCGTCACCGCCGAAGGTGACGCGCACG is a genomic window containing:
- a CDS encoding siderophore-interacting protein: MSAETTTERPTYVLARAEVRAVERVSPNFVRVTFGGDDLFEFGTPGDTFDSRIKIVFPPASGILPELDRDTDDWWGSFLAVPEDERGSMRTYSVRELRVTDAGTELDVDFVLHLAPGLTGPASRWADAAAAGQELFIVGPRRGVAAAAHGGAEYEPGTAASVVLAGDETAAPAIARILEDAPSDLRGCAFIEVPSPADILRIDAPAGVEVHWLPRDAGEPHGVRLIPAVLEYLGDADAADEIDVKDIESEDLLWETPDYSGLGEEIAAADAPAERYFWIAGESGVVTTLRRHLVKDLGIDRSQVAFMGYWRRGVAMRG